The genomic interval CTGGTTGATAGAAGTTTGAAATAGAAACGTATGTGCGCTCTTCAAGCGGCTTAGCCAATTCTGCATCGATCTCTTCCTGACTGTGCCATACGCCAGCGTACTCTAAACCAAAATTAGCACCTACGGGAACCCCAACCTGTAGATAATTGGTCGTTGCACCGTAGCCTGTATTATCCAAAGCCACCATAACAAGAGGGCCAAGATCTGTCACCTCCTGATCGTTTGTACTAAGATTTAAGGACGTTGACCACCCGAAGTTTTTGTTGTTTACAATAGTCCCTCTAACCCCGATTTCAAATCCAGAAGAAACGGTCTTCCCGATATTGACTAATCGGCTTCCATATCCGGTTTGTGTTGGTGTTTGTACTGTCAACAGCAGATTTTTAGTATGCATGTTGTAGTAATTTGCGGTAACGTCCATTCTGCCAGAAAACAATTGGAAATCCAACCCTACGTTCAACTGTTTGGAGGTCTCCCATGTGAGGTCATCATTTGCAATGTTACCCTGTTTGTAACCGAGAGTCGGAACCCCGGCAAATACATAAGCTGTGGCATCGGCGGATAAGGTTGGAAGCGACTGGTAGTTGCTAATACCCTGGTTACCGGATAGTCCGTAACTTAAGCGCAAAGAAAGGTCTGTCAAAACTGACTGTGATACCGACATGTTCTGGAAGAAATCTTCTTCTGAAATTCTCCATTTAACTGCTGAAGAAGGGAAATAACCCCACTTTTCATTGGCAGCAAAATTGGACGCACCGTCATAACGATTGGTAACGGTTAGATAATATTTATTGGCGTAATTGTATTGTACCCGACCAATAAAGGATAGCTGCTTGTTTAATGTGTAGCCCGAGCTTATGTTACGCTGCTCTTGAGGGATGCTACCAAAGCTATTCCAGCGGACAATGTCATTGGTTAAACCGCCACCCCAAACATCCATCGAGTTGCTTTCAGATGTTTGATAGGTGAATCCTCCTAACAAATTCAAGTTATGCTCTCCGAACGATTTATCATAGGTTAGTGTGTTTTCGCTCAGGAGGTAATCTTGGAAACCGACGTCTCTTCTTGCATTTCCGAACTCGGCTCCACTAGCAACATAGGACGGCATGTAAGACGGGATATATTGATAGTAATTACTATTGCTCAGATTAACTCCTAACGACGTTTTAAAATTCAGCCCTTCAAGTAGTTCATATTGGGCATATACGCTACCCAATAGATCATTGTAGGTTGTGTAGGCTGTTATCAATTCAGCAGAAGCGAGCGATGTGTTAACAACACCGCCGCCGAAGTATGCGATGGGGTTAAAACTGGAAGGCGACCCATCTGGGTTTCGTGCCGGCATGGTTGGCGGCAATGTGATCATTGAGCTTTTCCAGCCTGCAGTTGTTCCGAGGTTTACACTCGAACTCGGTTCTCTTTTATATCTCGCGATATTCATGTTAAGTCCCATTTTTAAACGAGTTCCGATGTTTTTCGCTAAATTTAAGTTTGCCTGATAGCGCTTGTAAGATGAGTTGAGAACTACACCTTTCTGATCAACGACGTTCCCCGAAACACGGTAGGTAAAGTCTTCGGAACCACCTGACAGGGCTAAATTAAAATCAGAGTATTCTCCGGTTTGGAAGATCTCTTCTTGCCAGTTTGTACCTTCAGGACCGGTAATGGCTAAAATGGAATCAACATTTGGATACAAGGGCTTTTGACCTTCATCGATGTAGGCCTCGTTCACAAAAGAGACGAAGTCTTCAGCTCCCATCATATCGACTAATTTTGGGACGTCGGAAATACCATGAGTTGCAGAAAATGAAATCCGATCTTTCCCGGCCTTCCCTTTTTTGGTTGTGATAATGATAACACCGTTAGAGGCTCTTGAGCCATATATAGCTGCTGATGAGGCATCTTTGAGAACATCGATGCTTTCGATATCGGCTGGGTTGATGGTATTGAGGTCACCCGCACCTACAATTCCGTCGATAACATATAGGGGTTCATTAGATGCGCTTACCGACCGACTACCACGTATACGAATAGTCGTACCAGCACCCGGTGCACCCGTGCTCGAGGTCACCTGTACCCCGGCAGCGCGACCTTGCAACATCTGATCTACACGTTGTACGGGTATCCCGTTTAAATCATCGCCATTTACAGAAGAAACGGCTCCGGTTAGGTCTCTTTTTTTAACTTCTCCGTAACCAACGACAACAACCTGCTCTAGAGAAGAAACCTGAGGCTCAAGAACAACAACATGTTCCTTACCTTTATTTAAAGATACTTCTTTTGGTGCGTAACCGATAAAGCTGAATACTAAAATGGCTTCGTCATCTGAAGTACTTACGGAAAAATCTCCTTCAGCATCAGTCGAAGAAGAAGATGCGCCCCCTTTTACACTTACGCTTACACCCTGAAGAGGCGCACCTGCTTCATCTAGCACCTTACCGATAATGGCGTCCTGAGACTGAGCAGAAAGAGGAAAAATAAATAATGAAAATAGAAACAAAAGAACACTACATCGAATGTTGTAATTTTTAGTCATAAGAAATTGAGTTGATATTTATAAGTAGTGATATGGATGATTGCATTAAACCAAATTGGAAGTTACCGTTACACGTATTAGATAAATCACCGGCAAATAACGGGAACTTAAAGTAAAGCTATGGTTAAAAAAGCGTTATCAAATTACTTCTTATGCTGGGGGGGCTATAAACAGAAAATGCCCCTGTATTTATCATACAGAGGCATAAAAAGAAAATGAATTTATTTGAGGCAGTTAAATTGCTGCTACTTTAATCATATTGGTTTTTCCTTTTTCTTCGATCGGGATGGAAGCTGTATTTACGACAAAATCACCTTTGTTAATCAAGCCTTTCTCCAAAAGCACATTATTTACATCCTTAATGGTAACGTCGGTACTTTCATAACCATCGTAATAAAAGCCCGTTACACCCCAAACCAAGCTTAAGGTATTCAATAAAGACGTGTTCCCGGTAAATATATAGATATTCGATTTCGGGCGATGACTTGAAATCTCAAAAGCTGTATAGCCCGAAGATGTCATAGCCACGATTGCATTAGCAGAAATTTTTTCAGCTAAAAATACCGACGAACTACAAATATGGTCAGGAACTAAACTAGCCTGGTCAGGCTTAGTTACTTTTTCCGTGAAGTATGGATAGGAAGTTTTTTCTACGTGGGTAATAACTTTTGACATGGTCTCGATTACAATTTCAGGAAATTCACCCACCGATGTTTCACCGCTCAGCATGACAGCATCCGCGCCATCCAAAACTGAGTTAGCTACGTCATTAACCTCCGCACGGGTTGGGCGAGGCGTAGTAATCATACTTTCGAGCATTTGTGTCGCAATGATTACAGGTTTGGAGGCGTCGCGGCATTTCTGTACGATAATCTTTTGCAGTCCGGGAACTTCTTCCATAGGCATTTCGACACCCAGATCACCCCGCGCAACCATAATACCATCAGAAGCCTCGATGATAGCATCAATATTTTCAATTGCTTCAGGTTTCTCAATTTTAGCAATGATCCTAGCTGTCTTGTTTTGCTCTTTGATATGCTTACGAAGCAACTGGATATCTGCAGCTGTGCGCACAAAAGACATCGCTACCCATTCGACATCAAAGGATAAAGCAAAGTTAAGGTTATCAATATCTTCTTCAGTTAGTGAAGGGATCGATATTTTGGTATTAGGCAGGTTTACACCTTTTCTTGAAGTCAGCACTCCGCCATGCACAATCTCACACTCAACTGTATCTTTTTGGTTTGAAGAAAGAACTCGAAGTTGGATTTTCCCATCATCTAACAGGATAATCTCATTTTCGGATACATCATTCGGGAAATTATCGTATGTGATGTATATATGTTTCTCATCACCGATTTGTTCGTTAGTCGTAATAGTTACCTTTTCTCCATTTACCAAGAGGGCTCCGCCTTCTTTCATTTTCCCGATTCGAATTTTTGGTCCTTGCAAATCGGCAAGAATGGAAATCGGCACATTTGATTCATCAATAATTTGTCGGATAGTCTCGATAGCATTTTGGTGATCTTCCTGGCTACCGTGAGAAAAGTTTAAACGGCACACATCAACTCCTAAAGCAATCATCTTGGACAATGTATCTTTGTTCGTGGATGCTGGACCTAATGTGGCCACAATCTTAGTTCGCTTTTGAACCTTATTCATATATCTTAAATCTTAGTGTCTAGTTTACAGTATTTTACACTTCATTAGTGTTGTTTATACACCTAATAATAAGTCGCTAAAATACGAGATTTTCTTTGGATTTCAACTTTTCAGGGTCAATTTCGGTAGCGACAACCACATCAGGAATACTATTTAACGACTTATGTAAGTTTTTCAAATCCTCTTCATCAATAAATTCTTTAATAATTAAGAAATAATCGGATCCCCGAAGTTCGGGGAGTAAGTAACCTGACTCAATACTTTTGTTCCCGATCAAATAAAATTCGGTTCCGGTACTTTCACTTATGTATACATATTTCGTAAAAAAGAGTGAAGTTGTGCTCGACATCCAAGTTTCATGATCACCTGTTTTCTCCAAATTGAGACCAGTATGTTTGTTTATATAGTAGCAAAGACGGTAGTCTTTAAGGGGACAAGTGATCGCAATTAATAGAAAATCAAGATCAATTTCGTATTTTAAGATGATTTTATTCAATTATCTTTCGTATTTTCACACGAAGATAATAAAAACAAAATTCATTATTAATTGATTAATAGATATATTTAGTATCAAAACTATTGGTAAAAATTAAAAAGATTTGATATGTGATATAATTTATTTTTCTTTGCATTTGATTTATTAAACATTAAACTATAAAAATCATGTCTGATATCGCTTCAAGAGTAAAAGCAATTATCGTTGAAAAATTGGGTGTTGACGAAAACGAGGTTACACCAGAGGCTTCATTCACAAATGATTTAGGAGCGGATTCTTTAGATACCGTTGAACTAATCATGGAATTTGAAAAGGAATTCAACGTTGCCATTCCTGATGACCAAGCTGAAACGATCAGCACCGTAGGTCAAGCTGTGACCTATTTAGAAAAGAATGTAAAATAACTAATCCATTAAGCCAAAATTCATACATGGAGCTTAAAAGAGTAGTTGTAACTGGGCTCGGTGCACTTACTCCAATTGGTAATACTATTCCAGAATACTGGGATAGTTTGGCAAATGGAGTGAGTGGCGCCGCTCCAATCACTCGTTTTGATGCTAGTAAATTTAAGACCCGTTTTGCTTGTGAAGTTAAAGGATTCAATGCTGAAGACTTTATGGACCGGAAGGAAGCACGGAAACTGGACCCTTTTGTTCACTATGCGTTAGCCTCAACTGACGAAGCAGTTAAAGATGCCGAGTTAGATTTTGAAAAGCTCGATACGAATAGAATCGGCGTTATCTGGGGTTCGGGAATAGGAGGCCTTAAAACATTCTTAGACGAAGTAACAAACTTCTCCAATGGTGATGGGTCACCACGGTTCAACCCCTTTTTTATCCCAAAGATGATTTTGGATATCGCTCCTGGACACATTTCCATGAGATATGGGTTACATGGACCAAATTTTTCAACCGTCTCTGCATGTGCTTCATCGACAAATGCACTTATTGATTCTCTCAACTACATTCGCTGTGGTTATGCTGACATGATTATCAGCGGAGGATCCGAAGCCATTATCAATGAGGCTGGTATAGGCGGTTTTAATGCAATGCATGCACTTTCAACCAGAAATGACGATCCTGCAACGGCTTCCCGTCCGTTCGACAAAGACCGCGACGGTTTTGTGGCGGGGGAGGGTTCTGGAACGATCATTTTAGAAAGCTTAGAACATGCAAAGGCTCGGGGAGCCAAAATTTATGCTGAATTGGTAGGCGGAGGAATGAGTGCTGACGCTCACCACATCACAGCATCTCACCCTGAAGGGTTAGGCGCACGCTTAGCGATGACAAATGCGATGCGCGATGCACACATTTCAACAGATGACATTGACTATATCAATGTTCATGGTACATCTACACCCGTAGGTGATATCAGTGAGACCAAGGCCATTATGGACTTGTTTGGGGAACATGCTTTTGAACTGAATATCAGTTCGACGAAATCGATGACAGGTCACTTGTTAGGAGCAGCAGGCGCGGCAGAATCAATCGCTTGTATATTAGCAATTGCCAATGGTGTTGTTCCTCCGACAATCAATCATTTTACAGATGATCCGGCTTTGGATCCGAAATTAAACTTTACGTTTAACGAGGCGCAAAAGCGAGATATTCGGTACGCGCAAAGTAACACGTTTGGTTTTGGCGGTCATAATGCCTCTGTTGTCTTTAAAAAATATGAGGAGTAAATGATGTAGGGCTATGCCTTTTTCTAAAATCTATAAACTTCATATTTCCTCAGAACGCGAATATTTTCGAGCTTTAAAAAACTTACTGGGATTTGTGCCTGGAAACATTCGACTTTACCGAATGGCTTTTAGACATAAGTCAGCCGCTAGTATCATCAAAGAAAATGAAAATGCCAAAAACAGTAATGAACGGCTGGAATTCTTAGGTGATGCTATTCTGGGATCAGTCATCGCGACACTTCTCTTTAAAAAATACCCATTCAAGGGCGAGGGCTTTCTCACTGAAATGCGATCTAAGATTGTCAGTCGGGCAAACTTAAACATCCTTGCAAAAAAGTTAGGATTAAATGAGTTAATAGAGTACGATATGCGCATGTTGGGTTATCCGCATCGGCAAAGCTCTCTCTTAGGGGACGCTTTTGAAGCGTTAATCGGTGCAGTTTACTTGGATCGGGGGTACAAGAGAACTCAACTGTTTATACTCAATCGCATTATAGAGCCTTTTGTAGACATACAGATGCTAGAAAACACGGAAACTAATTTCAAAAGCCGACTTATTGAATGGTGTCAACAAAACAGTAAAGAAATTCAGTTTATTAAAGTAAAAAATGACGAGGAAAACCAATCTCGTTTATTTACTGTAAATGTTCTTATCGATGGAGAGGTGAAGGGCATCGGTCAGGATTATAACAAAAAAAACGCGGAAAAAATTGCTGCAGAAAAAGCTTATGAAGGGCTTACGGATCAGCAACTCCCTCAGTAATTGTATTTTCCTTTCCAATTTTTTTTCAATTTTTCCCTTAGCTTATTCTCCGAAGGATTTGTACTTGGTTCATAAAGCTTTGTATTAGCGATCTTTTCCGGCATAAATTCTTGAACGACAAAGTTCCCCTCATAAGCATGCGAATATTGGTAATCTTTCCCATAGCCAATGTTTTTCATCAATTTTGTGGGTGCATTTCGTAAATGAAGAGGTACTGGCAGGTCTCCGGTTTGACGAACAAGCGCCTGAGCCTTATTAATTGCCTCATACGATGCGTTGCTTTTTTCACATGACGCCAAGTAGGTTACTGTTTGCGAAAGAATAATTCGCGATTCAGGCCACCCAATTACAGATACAGCTTGAAAACAATTGTTCGCTAATAAAAGAGCGTTGGGATTTGCATTCCCGATATCCTCTGAGGCGAGGATCAATAAACGACGAGCTATGAATTTTGGATCCTCCCCCCCTTCGATCATTCGCGCTAACCAGTAAACCGCCGCGTTCGGATCGCTACCACGGATAGACTTGATAAAGGCAGATATAATATCGTAATGTTGCTCTCCGGACTTATCATAGAATGCCAGATTTTGCTGTACTAGTTTTAATACAAGCGCATTATCAATCGGGTAAGCTCTAGCATCATCAGCATTGGAAACGAGCTCCAATAAATTAAGAAGCTTACGTGCGTCCCCGCCCGATATCCGCAGTAAAGCGTCGTATTCTTTAATTGCTATTTTTTTATTTCGCAGGCTTTCGTCTTTTTCAATAGCAGTGTTTAGAAGATGGATCAAGTCACGCTCTTCGATGTGCTTTAAGATATAAACTTGACAGCGTGATAATAAAGCGGATATCACTTCAAAAGACGGATTTTCTGTCGTGGCTCCAATTAGAGTTACTAATCCGCTTTCTACAGCACCTAAAAGTGAATCTTGTTGCGACTTTGAGAATCGATGTATTTCATCAATAAATAGTATAGGTTGCTCCGTTTGAGCAATTCGGATAGCCTTTGCCTTTTCAATTACATCTCTGATATCTTTTACTCCCGCATTGATGGCACTCAAATTGAAAAAAGGACGCTTTAAAGTTTCTGCGATAATGTGTGCCAAAGTAGTTTTTCCGACTCCGGGTGGACCCCAAAGGATCATCGAGGGGATGTTATCATTCTCGATCGCACTTCGTAATACCGCATTGGGGCCGACAAGATGATCTTGTCCGATATAGTCATCAAGTGAGCGAGGACGTAATCTTTCTGCTAATGGTGGTAGAGTTGCCATCTATGAACAAAAGTAATTATTTTTTTCAGATGACGTGACTATGGGTTCTCAAAACAGAGCATGGAAAAATTTGCATTATATTTGCAAAGAGTTTATAATCACAATAAAGAATTAGGTTTAACAAAGAAAAGATGTGTATGAGAAAGGGACTATGGATGTGCGGACTGTTATTGTTTCTGTTTTCGGGTTTCGAAAGCCATGGTCAAACCAAGTTGAACCAACCGTCAAAATATAATGAACAATTTTCAGGAATCGGCCCGAAAGTTTATATTTTACCGCCACCGAAGACTAAAATAGAGATTATTCAAGAACAGTATTCTGATAAAAAGAAAGAGCAAAGTGAATTGTTGTCATTGATAGATCGGCTTCAATTATTTGAAAAACTAAAAAGAATTGACAACGGAAAGCTTCCCGGCAACATTACAAAGGATACATCTATTGTGAGTCGAGAAGAGCAGGTATCGGCAGTGATTGTCTATTATAAGCAAGCCAATAAGCTCGATTCTGTTTGGTCTTGGCAAAATCATTTGGGGATTATCAAGCTCCTTAAAGGCGAACATCAGGCTGCTCGCGACTTATTCGCAGCAGTCTTAAAAGAGTACCAATACCTCAGTAATGAGTCAAAAAGCATCGCTATCCTTAATAACTTAGCGATTCTGGAAAACAACGCCCAGAAGTATGAAGCTTCCCTCAGGTATTATGATGAACTGATTCAGTTGGCAAAGGCAAACCGGGACATTCTTGCGGAAGCTCTATACACGTTATCCGTGGCCAATATTGAAGCGCAGATGGGCAATTATCGTGCAGCACACAACTTAGTTTTGACACGTAGTTTTCCTCTTCTTCAAAAAACAAGAAGTTATCCTAACATTGTTACAGCACTGAACACATTAGCACTAATCAAGGAAAACGAGGAAAAGTATGTGGAAGCAAAATGGATCTATTTGCAAGCGGTGGATGTAGCGACATTACACAATGATGAAAGGGGACTGGCTCAAAGTTTGTTCAGGATAGCTGAGTTAAAAAACAAAATCGGAGATGGAGCATTGGCCATAAAAGATTACAAACATGCAAAAGAACTAGCTTCCAAGCATGGTATGGATGCCATGCTTGTTGAGATCGAAGATGGAATAGGTGATGCTTATTTGAATATGGGCAAATATAATGAAGCCGCTCTAGCCCTAAATTCGTACAATATTTTAAAGGTCGAATTTATCAATAAACAAATCCTAATGTAAAAAGATTAATATCTAGTTTTTAATCTTTTTATAATTATTAAAGGCTTCCACGAAAAGTGGATTTTATTTTGTTAATTTACAAGTAAGAGCTTTATAAATTTATCAAGTTTATAGAATGAGTTACAAATCATTTCAAGAAATGTTAAAAAAAGTATTTTTAGCCATATTTATCGCTGCGGCTATTTCATGTAGTGCAGGTGCGCGGGTGGATTTAAATGGGGAAGGACCGGGGACGCTTAAACCGAACGCAGCGCAGGGTGTTATCGCCAAAGATTTGGTGAGTTTGTTTGAGACTGTGCATTATAAGAAGGTTCCCTTCAACGATTCACTTTCGTCAGAGATTTATGATGTATATCTAAAAACATTGGACGAAGGCAGGAATTATTTCTTAAAAAGCGACATAGAAAGTTTTGAGCAATACCGTCCCATTTTATTAAAAGACCTTACGGATGGCGACTTGAGTGCCATGTTCCATATATTTAATGTCTACCAGAAACGCTATCTAGAACGCCTTAACTATGCTGTCTCATTAGTAGATAGTGATTTTGACTTTACAAAAGATGAAGAATATATCTATAATAGGAAGGATGAGGACTGGTTTAACTCACAAGAAGAAGCGGAAGAAACATGGCGGAAACGTGTTAAGTACGATATGTTGGTTCTGAAAATTCGTGAAGAGGATGGAAAAGAAGATAAAGAGAAACGTGTTAAAACACTAACTGACCGCTATAACAACTTGATTTCACAAGCTGAAAAATATAATAATGATGATGCATTTCAAATTATCATGAATGCATTCACCGGGGCTATTGATCCGCATACCAATTATTTTAACCCTTCATTCGCACAAGCATTCAATGAAGATATGGCGCGAACATTTGAAGGGATCGGTGCGCGGTTAATGATGGACAATGAGGTTGTCAAGATTTCCGAGATATTGCCGGGTGGTCCAGCATTCAAAGATAAAACACTACAGGTTGATGACCGTATTATAGGGGTAGCTCAAGGGGATGAAGAATTTGTTGATATTATTGGGTGGCGTCTCGACAATGCGGTTTCTAAAATTAAGGGGCCAAAAGGAACGGAAGTTCGCTTGAAAATTATCCCAGCGGGACAAGAATTAACTTCTCAACCAAAAATCATATCGCTTATTCGAGACAAAATTGTGATGGAAGAAACATCCGCAAAAAAAGAAATAAGAAATATCACAGGCGATGATGGTAAAACATATAAAGTAGGGGTTATTAAAGTTCCAGGATTCTATATTGACTTTAAAGCTTACAACGCGAAAGATCCTAACTATAAGAGTACGACGCGAGATGTTAAATTAATTTTAGACACACTTAAACAAGAAAACGTTGATGCTGTTTTAGTTGACTTGCGCGGAAATGGAGGAGGATCACTTATGGAAGCTATCGAACTAACAGGCTTATTCATAAAAAGCGGCCCGGTTGTACAAGTTCGAGATACCAGAAATCGCATTGAAGTGGATAGTGATGATGATCCAGAAATTTTATGGGACGGGCCTATGGGTGTCATGATCGATCGGTTCAGTGCCTCAGCATCAGAAATATTCGCCGGTGCTATACAAGATTATGGACGGGGTGTGATTATAGGCACACAAAGCTACGGAAAGGGAACAGTACAATCAGCGATCGACATGGCTCGTGTTATTAGTCCTGCAAATCGTTTGTTATTAAAAGCTCAAAGTGCTGATAGTGGTTCCATACGATCTATGGGATCTGAAGACGCGCCTGCATTCGGGCAAATTAACATCACCATGGCTAAATTCTATCGAATTAACGGCAGCAGCACGCAACATAAAGGAGTAATTCCAGATATCGAGTTCCCGATGATCTATCCAGCTGATAAATTCGGTGAAAGCTCAGAGCCTGCAGCCTTACCTTGGGATCAGATAAATGCAACAAAATACTCTGAAGTCGCTGACCTAGGAAGTGTAATCGATAGTTTGAATATCAAACATGAAGAACGCATGAAGACCTCGTCTGAGTATAAAAACTTATTGGAGGATATTGCCTATCTGAATAAACGAGAAAGCGAGACCAGTGTCTCACTACAGGAAGCGAAGTTAAAAGCTGAACGGGCAAAAAATGAAGAACGATCGAAA from Pedobacter indicus carries:
- a CDS encoding carboxy terminal-processing peptidase, with amino-acid sequence MLKKVFLAIFIAAAISCSAGARVDLNGEGPGTLKPNAAQGVIAKDLVSLFETVHYKKVPFNDSLSSEIYDVYLKTLDEGRNYFLKSDIESFEQYRPILLKDLTDGDLSAMFHIFNVYQKRYLERLNYAVSLVDSDFDFTKDEEYIYNRKDEDWFNSQEEAEETWRKRVKYDMLVLKIREEDGKEDKEKRVKTLTDRYNNLISQAEKYNNDDAFQIIMNAFTGAIDPHTNYFNPSFAQAFNEDMARTFEGIGARLMMDNEVVKISEILPGGPAFKDKTLQVDDRIIGVAQGDEEFVDIIGWRLDNAVSKIKGPKGTEVRLKIIPAGQELTSQPKIISLIRDKIVMEETSAKKEIRNITGDDGKTYKVGVIKVPGFYIDFKAYNAKDPNYKSTTRDVKLILDTLKQENVDAVLVDLRGNGGGSLMEAIELTGLFIKSGPVVQVRDTRNRIEVDSDDDPEILWDGPMGVMIDRFSASASEIFAGAIQDYGRGVIIGTQSYGKGTVQSAIDMARVISPANRLLLKAQSADSGSIRSMGSEDAPAFGQINITMAKFYRINGSSTQHKGVIPDIEFPMIYPADKFGESSEPAALPWDQINATKYSEVADLGSVIDSLNIKHEERMKTSSEYKNLLEDIAYLNKRESETSVSLQEAKLKAERAKNEERSKARRDARRSSLGLPVGEEDDESKEKGVDLIEDESLKIIADMIQFTS